The sequence below is a genomic window from Deinococcus sp. Marseille-Q6407.
CTGCGGCGTTTCTTCCAAGTATCTCAGGATGCCGCCCTGCAGGTGGTACACGTCGGTCAGGCCCTCTTGCAGCAGCAGACTGGTGCTTTTCTCGCAGCGAATGCCGCCGGTGCAGAACATGGCGACCTTCTTGCCTTCCAGCTCGGCGCGGTGTTCTTCCAGCCACGCCGGAAACTCGCGGAACGAGCTGGTCTGCGGGTCCAGTGCGCCCCGGAAAGTGCCGGCCTGATACTCGTAGCTGTTGCGGGTATCGATCAGGACCACATTCGGGTCGTCCAGCAGCTGATCCCACTCGGCGGGGCTGAGGTAGTGCCCCACCAGGTCGCGCGGCTGCACCTCTACCCCCAACGTCACGATCTCCTTTTTCAGCCGCACTTTCATGCGCTTGAACGGCTGGGCCGCCGCCAGAGATTCCTTGTATTCCAGCTGCGTGAAGCCCAGTTCCAGCAGCAGGCCGTGCAGAGCTGTGATGGCCTCGCGGGAGCCGGCCACCGTGCCGTTGATGCCCTCGGGGGCCACGATCAAGGTGCCGCACAGGCCCAGCGCGGCGCACTCGGCTTTCAGCCGCTCTTGCAGCGCAGCCGGCTCATCCAGCTCGCGGAACTGGTACAGCGCGGCCACCACCCAGGGGGCCGCCTCGGGCGGGAACGTGGTGGGTTGGGGGGCAGGCTGGGGTTGGTTCATCACTTCAGACTTTCTCAGGGGCGTGGGGGGACCCTTGCAGGACGCGGCTGGGATGCCGGGAGGAAACGGGCGGGCGGCACGGCAGGCCAGGGAAGAGGCTCTGTCCTTATTCTGAACACAGCAGCTGACAGGCTTCTTTTGGAGTTTCTTGCGGTTTGCCTGCCTTGTCTGATCTGTCCTGTGGGGGCCGGCTGGCCCCGGAAACAGGCACCTTAGGAATACCGTAGCAGCCGGGCGCGGCCCGAGTGACCGGTTCTGGAGCGGCAGGCCAGCCGCTACACTGGGGCGCGTGACCCTGCTGCTCCGCGTCCACAACCTGCGTCTCAGCCTGGGCGACCGTGACCTGCTGGCAGGCGTGTCGCTGGAGCTGCGCAGCGGTGAGCCTACCGCGCTGCTGGGCCGCAACGGGGCCGGCAAGACCACCCTGCTGGAGCTGCTGCGCGGCCAGCGTCCAGACTGGCAGCGTCGCCCCGATAGCGGCGAGCTGTGGTACCGCCCTGGGCTGCGGCTGGCGACCCTGGAGCAGCACCACAACTTTGCGCCGGGGGCCCGGGTGGGCGAACTGCTGGCCGCCGCGCACCCTTACCGCGCCCTGGAAGCTCAGGCCGAGGCTCTGGCGGCCCGGCTGGATGACCCGGCCGCACTGGAACACTGGAGTGAACTGCAAGCCCGGCTGGAACAGGCCCAGGCCGCTGCCTGGCCGGCACGGCTGGGCCGGATGCTGGCCGCGCTGGGCCTGCGGGATCTGCCGCAGCTGGAGCAGCGCGAGGCCCGGACCCTCTCGGGCGGCGAGCAAACCCGGCTGGCGCTGGCGCTGACCCTGGCCCGCGAACCGGACCTATTGCTGCTGGACGAACCCACCAACCATCTGGACATCCGCATGCGCGAGTGGCTGGAAGGGTACCTGCGCAGCTTCAGCGGCGGCCTGCTGCTCACCAGCCATGACCGCGATTTTCTGGATGCGGTGGTGGTGCGCTCGCTGTGGCTGGCTGACGGCGAGCTGAGCGAGTATCCCGGCGGCTACAGCCGGGCGCGGGCGCAGCGCGACCTGGAACGCCGCACCGGGGCGCGGGCTGCGCGGCTGGCGGGGCGGGAAGCCGGGCGGCTCTCGGCGGCGGCCGGGCAGCTGGACCGCTGGGGGCAGCGCTCGCAGGCGGTGCGCTCGCGGGCCGGGCGGGTGGAGGTGCCTGGTGCGCCCCTGCCCGAGCGGCAGCTGCGAATGCGGCTGCTGGCCGGCGACTCGCGGGCCCGGCTGCTGGCCTGGGGCGAGCATCTCAGCGTAACGTTCCCTGACCGGGAGGGTGGTCAGCGCCGCGTGCTGCATGAGGCCCGCTTCAAACTCCGCCAGGGCGACCGGGTGGTGCTGCTGGGCGCCAACGGCACCGGCAAATCCACTCTGCTGCGGCTGCTGGCCGGCGAACAGAAGCCCGACCCCGGCCCGCCCGAGCCGTTGCTGCGGCTGGCCGGCGGCGTCACGCTGGCCTACCTGGACCAGACCTGGCACGGCCTGACACCTGGGCGCGGCTTGCGGGCACAGTTTGAAGACCGTTTCGGAGACGCCGCCCCCGCACTGCTGGGCGCTGCCGGTTTCGGAGCCGTGCACTGGGACCAGACCCCCGAGCAGCTGTCGGGCGGCGAGCGGTCGCGGGCGGGGCTGGCGCTGGTCAGTGCGCTGCGCTCGGATCTGCTGCTGCTGGACGAACCTACCAACCATCTGGACGTGGAAGCCCTGCAGGCGCTGGAAGCGGCCGTGAAAGCTTACGGCGGCGCCCTGATCATCGTCACCCACGACCGCCGCTTTGCCCGCGAGGTGGCCACCCGGCTGTGGGTGATCGAGGCGGCCGAGCTGCGCGAGGTGTCCGGCTGGGGCCGCAGTGATTACGCGGACCCGGCCCGCGCCCTGGAAGGCGACCCGCCGCCCCCGCTGCCGGCTCCCAGCGCCCCGCAGCGGATGTTCCGGCTGGAGCGGGCGCTGCTGGATCTGCGCGCCGAGCTGGATACCCCCTGGCTGCTGTCGGGCCGCGAG
It includes:
- a CDS encoding rhodanese-related sulfurtransferase — translated: MNQPQPAPQPTTFPPEAAPWVVAALYQFRELDEPAALQERLKAECAALGLCGTLIVAPEGINGTVAGSREAITALHGLLLELGFTQLEYKESLAAAQPFKRMKVRLKKEIVTLGVEVQPRDLVGHYLSPAEWDQLLDDPNVVLIDTRNSYEYQAGTFRGALDPQTSSFREFPAWLEEHRAELEGKKVAMFCTGGIRCEKSTSLLLQEGLTDVYHLQGGILRYLEETPQERSRWEGECFVFDERVTVGHGLQPGHAEMCWSCGWPLGDAERADPRYERGVSCPHCAEQTSEAQKAAFRERQRWFDGRPA
- a CDS encoding ABC-F family ATP-binding cassette domain-containing protein → MTLLLRVHNLRLSLGDRDLLAGVSLELRSGEPTALLGRNGAGKTTLLELLRGQRPDWQRRPDSGELWYRPGLRLATLEQHHNFAPGARVGELLAAAHPYRALEAQAEALAARLDDPAALEHWSELQARLEQAQAAAWPARLGRMLAALGLRDLPQLEQREARTLSGGEQTRLALALTLAREPDLLLLDEPTNHLDIRMREWLEGYLRSFSGGLLLTSHDRDFLDAVVVRSLWLADGELSEYPGGYSRARAQRDLERRTGARAARLAGREAGRLSAAAGQLDRWGQRSQAVRSRAGRVEVPGAPLPERQLRMRLLAGDSRARLLAWGEHLSVTFPDREGGQRRVLHEARFKLRQGDRVVLLGANGTGKSTLLRLLAGEQKPDPGPPEPLLRLAGGVTLAYLDQTWHGLTPGRGLRAQFEDRFGDAAPALLGAAGFGAVHWDQTPEQLSGGERSRAGLALVSALRSDLLLLDEPTNHLDVEALQALEAAVKAYGGALIIVTHDRRFAREVATRLWVIEAAELREVSGWGRSDYADPARALEGDPPPPLPAPSAPQRMFRLERALLDLRAELDTPWLLSGREEARRRAEAAQLQGELYDTYAEVYGQEQWDDEVPEPPLRVRGVRFETGGMFWAAEQPECPHLAWDGQTLRASGPLPAHFGELLLGGALRILFERWNVGRVRLGGGGPRLTRREWFERVGTVRGRSS